Within Bacteroidota bacterium, the genomic segment GTTTGCTGCTCCGCTACCTTATAGATGTGCTTTTCGTTGACGAAGACGCCAATCTTCAGGCTGGATACGTCGACGATGCGGGCGATGACCATGCCGGGGTTGATGAATTCGCCGGCTTCCATGTTTTTGAAGATGACGGTGCCGCTGAGGGGTGCGTAAATATTGCTGTCGGTGATGCGCTGCTGAATCTGCTCGATCTGGATTCTCGTATTGGCGAGGTTGAATTCCAGGTCTTTGAGATTGGTCTCCGGCGCGGCGTTGCCTGCAACGAGTGCGCGCACCCGCTCGAGGTCGGTGGTGAGTTTCGATTCGGCCAATTGCAATTGCTTCAGTTGCAGTTTCAATTGCTCGGTATCGAGGGTGCCGACGACTTGACCTTTGCGGAGGTACATGCCTTTGGCGACGTTGAGGGTTTTGATGGTGCCGGGGCTGCTGACAGAGATGTCTGCATCCGCCTGCGATTCGACCAAACCCGAGAAATTCATGCTGCCTTCGAATTCGCCCATTTCTGCTTTCGCGACGGAAACGGTGATGGGGATGCCGGAACGATCCACGACCTTGTTCTTTTCGTCGATCTTCTTTTTGTTGTTGGCGAGGATGACGACCATGGTAGCGCCAATGGCGATGATCCCGATGATAATGAATATTGCCTTTTTCATTGCTTTATAGAAGTGTCTTGAGGAAGGGGATGATTATTGAAGTAGGAATGTCTGGAGGGTTCCCTGCGCCAATTCGTATTCGAGGCGGGCAGTGAGGACCTTGAGGAGGGAAGTGACATAATTGGTCTGCGCCTCCTTGTAGGCATAATCTGCGTTGAGGAGGTCGCTGAGGGTTGCCACACCTTTTTCCAC encodes:
- a CDS encoding efflux RND transporter periplasmic adaptor subunit, which translates into the protein MKKAIFIIIGIIAIGATMVVILANNKKKIDEKNKVVDRSGIPITVSVAKAEMGEFEGSMNFSGLVESQADADISVSSPGTIKTLNVAKGMYLRKGQVVGTLDTEQLKLQLKQLQLAESKLTTDLERVRALVAGNAAPETNLKDLEFNLANTRIQIEQIQQRITDSNIYAPLSGTVIFKNMEAGEFINPGMVIARIVDVSSLKIGVFVNEKHIYKVAEQQTATVTSDALPGKTFGGKVNYISPIGDENHNYRVEVQLDAEGTKTLKAGTFTLVNLGTTEAGKALRIPAQAIVTGVKETTVYVVQSDNTVKIVPIVIGRRESEMVEVIGGLKEGDNVVVAGQINLSEGAKVAVTNN